The following is a genomic window from Penaeus chinensis breed Huanghai No. 1 chromosome 38, ASM1920278v2, whole genome shotgun sequence.
TCTCAATGCTAGCGTAGCTATGGTACCACTAGGCTTATCTCCAAACGTTACTGTGGTAAGAGCATACTGATCAGGTGGTTTCTTGTCATCCAAATCCCTCCATacaaatctgtgtgtatgttcatccACTGTGCTGAGCTTGACAGTATGGTACATTTTAGCTATGTTGCCTGCTATAGCTATATTATTCTGTCTAAACCTAAATAAAACTCCCAGTAAGCTGTTCAGGATATCTGGCCCCTTATATTCTCGTATCTCTTCCTTAGTTAATTTCCTCGCCACTCCCCTATGAAtcatatcttctatctctctctgatactTCATGGCATATTCATTGCCCAGTTTCTTCAATCTTTTCTCTGTAGTTTTTAATCTAGCATTAGCTACTTTAATATTGTCTTTCAAATGCCTTGGATCCCTTAGCCATGGATACTTTGCTAGCCAGCATTTCTGCTCCTcattatataacaatccttcctcaaTCAATGctagttctctttcttcttttaaatttatGCAATTAGGTTCAGGACATCCtcgacacacacactttatacactGTGGCTTACATTTTGTTCCCATTTCCTCCATGGCAAAGAATTTATCCAATTTAGTCTTTAAGCTATCTGTTGACTCTATGTTACTTTCCTTCAAATCTACGAGACTAGACAGTTTATGAGTTCTCACAAGTATATGATTGCTGGTGTTAGATCCATTGGTAATCTTGTCATGTCTACCTCGAATGCTGAACCCAAATTGATTTTCCAGTAACTGAATGCCCTTATTGTCTTCAACAACCCTTGGCAGTATTTCACAACAATCTGTACCGATGAGCATATCAATTTCCCCATATGGGAGATCCACCTCTACGTTCGAGATTCTTACAAAAAGTTCAGGTAATCTGGATAAATCAATCCTTTTGATTTTGGAAGATATTTCATTCATACCGACAGCATCCACATTCCAAACTTTACCATTCTTATCAGTTAATGGTACACAGTATGTTTTACTTGATTGATATTCAATCGTGTTGCCTACCTTGACCAGAGATAAATTTACATCCTTTCCACTCAATCCTAACTTCTTGGCCATCCTATGAGTAATTAAAGAAGTATCTGAACCCGGATCCCACAATATAGTGATGGGCAGATTTTTACTATGCACCGTACTAATATTCAACAAAGCTTTGCCTCTCTTCTCCATTACTGCATTGTGAGAACTGCTTTCTATTCTGTCTTGATGCAAAAGTGGATGATGATTCTGATTACATGATCCTTGGCCTTCAATGACTACATCACACAATTTGCCTACATTACACCCACGTGCTGAATGATATCCCTTTAAACACCTAAAACATATACCATTCCTCTTAATCACATCAAATCTTTCTTTGCTATTACAGTCCTTGAACTTGAAACAATTTGTTATATCATGACTCTCTGAATTGTGTAATAAACAACCTATACTTATATTGTTCTCCTTGTATTTAATACCCTTTATCATTTCATTCAACTTTACAATGCATGACTCAAATTCTCTATTCTTGCTCTGTTGTTCTTCATTCAATTTTCTCATCAGCTTAACCAACTCTGACTCCGAATTGTTTTCGACCACATTTTCAACATGATGTACTGTTGCTCTACAATCACTAGTACTAGTTCTTACATTTGAATTCATGTACTCTAaaaccttcctttctttctgcaagAAACCCAACAGCTCAGAAAACAATTCACCAGTGACCGAGATATCACTTGCTTTAATTACCCATTCTCTTTTTTGTAGTGAAGGCAGAATTTTCTCAATATGGCTAACAACATTAGCTGTGTTGAGTTCATCAGATAGATTTACCCTTTTTAAATCTAACCAACATTGTTCAACCTGATCAACCATTTTAATAAACCCTTTAGTATCACCATCTGATATCTTCCTCAGAGATTTGAGATCACTTATCACCAAGTCTACAATTTTCCTTGGGTTACCAAATTTGTCATCCAACCGCTTAAACATTTCATTGTAATTACCTTCCGAGCCCTTTACTGTCTGGAGTGCCTCCCCACCTAAACACATTTTGAGTGCATATGGATCAGTACCATATTCACTATGAACCAAGTTCTTATAATCCTCTTTAAATGTAGGATATTCTCTTAAATTACCTTCAAACTTGGGAGGTTCAAATCTCTTTACCTTAACCTTTGGTTTGTCTGTTGCCTTCTCATCACTCTTTGTCATGAATATCTTAGCACACagttcattctttaatctttcaCTATCTAAAATATATTGTTCAGCCTCTTCTTCcaggtttttattttctaatttatcctcattatcagatATAAATTGTATCAGTTCATCATTCTTACACTCTAAACACTTAAATGCTTCTATTACTTCCTCATAGTTAGTCTTCAACACTAATAGATCATCACCTCTGTCTATTCCTTCTTTACATAGTGTTACCTTCCTGGTGAACTTTCCTTTAGCAATTCCCCTCTGTTTCTTGAGGGCGTTGAGGTCCTCTTGCACACCCATGGCGCTGAAGTTGAAatgtactgggatatcaaggaaaagccatcagctgcaacagtcttttattggagcaaagtttcaacctgaattgtgatattcaggtaatagggataacaaaaataaatattctatttgcgaaaaaaaagagaaaatatacatacatcaattaatactaaagtaacaatccaatccgaataaacaaatgaactgcttatatcacaatattaaataatacaaggaatgcctacacaattcgtgcgacgtaactaaataatctgcaacaatatcacaaaataaatcatacattgtatattttcattgaactcacttcaatgaccacactatcacagtccatgattcccagtagttgccatcacgtctcagttacggcacaaacccatatccacagcattggataaacactggctgaaatcatatgaaagtaaacactccacattatggccgacgccaacacaacaaactcatgctccgtgtattttcaatattaatgagtatcatcccctctgaatttatttgaacccttcaacatccttaaacataccttcatgagtgtaaagacttgtgcccaataactgccacttctataaaaggtcgccaacacaaattccctgcgaagtgggttcacacacgagtcgtccaccgccacagcaacgtcatacgtgggctcatgggtaaacaaaaaatactcgagatgcgcaacaaacatctcacccgtaatctcaaataaacgtaaatattcctattttcatatacctatcatgctaatgatacatacatatatatatatatatatatatatatatatgtatacatgtatacttaaacacacacactcatctatctatctgtctatatatgtgtttgttgcgtgtgtttgtgtgtgtgtgtgtgtgtgtctgtgtgtgtgcttgtgcgtgcctgcgtgcgtgcgtgtgtgtgcatgtgtgtttgtgtgttcatgtgtgtgcgtgtgtgtgtgtgtgtgtgtgtgtgtgtgtatgtatgtgtgtgtttgtgtgtgtgtgtgtgtgcgtgtgtgtgtgtgcgtgtgggtgtgtgtgtgtgtgtgtgtgtatgtgtgtgtgtgtgtgtgtgtgtgtgtgcgtgtgcgtgtgtgtgtgtgtgttgcaagtgtgtgtgtgtgtgtttgtgtctgtctgtgtgtgtgtgtgtgggggggggggggggaggtgtattcatatatacaagcacacaccttGTATGTAGACTGTAGCGTAAAAAAAAGATCacgaaataaaattattattctgTTGAAGCATGTGTATTTTGGGTTGGAATTCGAGAGGtggtactcatatatatatatatatatatatatatatatatatatatatatatatatatatatatatataaatatatatatatatatatatatatatatttatatatatatttatatatttatttatatttatatatatatatatatatatatatttatatatatttatttatttatatatatatatgtatgtatatatatatatacatacatacatatatatattaatatatatatatatatatatatatatatatatattcatatgtatatacaatacatatatatatatatatatatatatatatatatatatatatatgtgtgtgtgtgagtgtgtgtgtgtgtgtgtgtgtttgtgtgtgtgtttgtgtgtgtgtgtgtgtgtgtgtgtgtgtgtgtggttgtgtgtgtgtgtgtgtgtgtgtgtggttgtgtgtgtgtgtgtgtgtgtgtgtgtgtgtgtgtgtgtgtgtgtgtgtatttctgtgtttatatatatatatatatatatatatacatatatatatatatatatatatatatatatatatatattcatatacatatatatatatacatatatatatatatatatatatatatatatatatatattcatatacatatatatatatatatatatatatatatatatatacatatatatatatatatatatatatatatatatatatatgcagacacacacacacacactgtatgtagaCTGTTGCATAAGAAAAATCACGGTTAAAAGATCACAAAACCAAACTATTTTTCTGTTCATTGATACTATATAGTACAATTTCCTATTGaggcaatatatacatgtgtatttgggTAGAAATTCGAAGCGGTGGTACTCAGATCCCTGTAGGGCGAAGGGACCGACGAGGAGTTGGACGGTAATATCTTTCCACTTGCTGTATATCTCTGAAGCATCGCGTTTGGTTGCCATGGCAGCGAGAAGCTTTTAAATACGTGTGAAATCAAGTCTATACAACAGACGGTGAAGAACTTGCCTTAACGTccatgtttgcctgtctctctttttctatttatctgtctatttctcaccCTATCTCGCTTTcctcactcatgtatatatatatatatatatatatatatatatatatatatatatatatatatatatacatataatacacacacacacacacacacacacacacacacacacacatatatatatatatatatatatatatatatatatatatatgtatatgtatatatatatatatatatatatatatatatatatatacacatatatatgtatatatatatatatctgtatatttgtgtgtatatatatatatatatatatatatatgtataaatatatatatatacatatatatacggtgaACCTATTCCATACACCTCAATTCAGAGCACCTTCACATAATTCACCCTGTTTACGTCTTTGACATATGAACTtcaacatgcacaaacaaacaaacaaacgccctataagaggggcgaagagaggcagggaggagtaacaaacaaacaacagcagcGCTCGAATCAACTCTCTCGTCGTCATTGACGAAATAGCAATAAGAAGATTTGtggttgttatacacacacacacacacacacacacacacacacgcacacacacacacacacacacacacacacacacacacacacatatatatatatatatatatatatatatatatatatatatatatgtgtgtgtgtgtgtgtgtgtgtgtgtgtgtgtgtgtgtattatatgtatatatatatatatatatatatatatatatatatatgtatatttatatatatatatatgtatatacatatatatatatatatatatatatgtatatatacatatatatagtatatacatatatatatatatatatatatatatatatatatatatatatatatatatatatacacctatacatacatacacacacacactgtgtaaacgcacacacacagacacacacacacacacacacacacacacacacacacacacatatatatatatatatatatatatatatatatgtatgtatatatatatatatatatatatatatatatatatatatattcacacatacacacacacacacacacacacaaatatatacacacacacacacatatatatatatatatatatatatatatatatatatatacatatacatacatacacacacacagtgtgtaaacgcacacacacagacacacacacacacacacacacacatatatatatatatatatatatatatatatatatatatatatatgtatatatatatttgtgtgtgtgtgtgtgtgtttgtatgtgtgaatatatatatatatatatatatatatatatatatatatatatacatatatatatatatatatgtatgtatatatatatatatatatatatatatatatatatatatacatgtatatatacatatatatatatatatatatatatatatatatatatatatacatgtatatatacatatatatatatatatatatatatatatatatatatatgtatatatatatatatatatatatatatatatatatatatatataatgtgtgtatatatacatgtatgtacatatggatatacatatatatatatatatatatatatatatatatatatataatatatatatatatatatatatatatatatatataatgtatgtatgtgtatatatcatatatatatatatatatatatatatatatatatatatatatatatatatatatatatacagtaaataatatgtatatatatacatacatatcatatatatacagtatatatatatatatatatatatatatatatatatatatatatatatataaatatatatatatatatatatatatatatatatatgtatatatacatatacatatatatatatatatatatatatatatatatatatatatatgtatttatttatatatatatatatatatatatatatatatatgtatttatatatatatatatatatatatatatatatatatatatatatatacattttcttgtatataaatacatatttgtgtgtgtgtgtatacatatatataaacataaatatatatatatatatatatatatatatatatatatatatatacatatatacatacacatgtgtatataaatatatatatatatatatatatatatatatatatatatatatatatatatatgtgtgtatatatatattcacacacaaacacacacacatatatgtgtgattgtgtgtatatgtgtgcatatatatatatatatatatatatatatatatatagatatatatatatatatatatatatatatatatatatatatatatatatatatatgcgatgtgattgagatttgcgaagttttAGTATaacccgggccttctatatatggcccggcctgtgtcagcattttatttaatttttgttctctgacactcggtgtttACCGTAGCGGTGGGATTGCCAGAAGGTGCTCCTgcccgccatggtgtaagcatattgcATAACCtatttaccagcacggcggctgttgcaggcggtccctgtctcaggaattgtgtatgctcacaattctctaagtaatgTACGAGTGTGGTGTTCGGTTTGCCGtagtgcatgcaacacctctcttcacggtctattgtcgctatgatctgccatgcacagtggaaaccCAGTATACTAGatggatatgtggccatctactatgttagtctggtgtcttatctctttagggagtgactgtgtgggtgtgagtgcccacaggtatggctgagtGATGAagactgaagttggagttctacggggggagccggtaggctaaggactgggcagtccttgtgtgctgccgctatgctcttggtctgctggaggatcggggaatggtgatctcgctagcgcagggaacgaggggagcccgctgtccaatgagcgcggacaaggcggcggacctggtaATGCgaacctgggaagtacgctgagcttcaggttgcggggtcatgctactacaccaggcacattctgtgaagaatgacttcggtacctctgttgattatttcagagtgccagtggttcatagcctgtggcgtctgagtaccagctggccgagggggaggatctcgttttctctctgtgaagctgcaggaggaaggtacgggcggctgcagtacacttctcctttagtaattttcggcttggtcgTATGATCataggatttgggggcatacccctgccaatgacggctagtctgtcggcaagctcattccctctgatgccaatgtggctagggacccagttaatgattatttttctaccctgagcaagaattctttgtgctatggtaagtattgtggtcaggaggtagatgttgtctttgggtgagctgtgctgaaatcaatagctgccctggagtctgtatgcatgaccacgtgtccttcccttagagacacgtgggctagggctcccatgattgcaactgcctctacTTGTAGCGAAGAGGCGTTTTCTGTTACCCTAACGGattgtgtggcatcccttgctgcaaagccggcgcctgcagtgtgcctcaagggatcgaccgatccatccatgaagtatgttctactacccggaggagtgatggctgcaatgaccctctgggcttctgcctttttCATTGATAGGCTCATtatagagaactctatcaaggtttgtgcccacagcGGGGCTTCgccaaagtcagggtggggggagtccatgctcttagcaagaagctgttctttgagttgatagcatatcaacaccctggctgtgtgagacagccaggagttgttcaCAAAGAGCTtattgtcttgttctaggcgcgtgactaatttttgtcttaggcttgtgttcctgggagcctggatgacctttgacaagaggaggttgaggaccttcatccagctcggggcacccagaatgatcctggcagcttcatttggactgtctccaatttgtctttgtaccttttctttgtggcaattagagcgactgaggcatagtccacaatgggccggatggcatatacatagaatgatcttagtactttgggtctggctcctatgtgtctcccagtcatgacTTTCaagacagacagtcttgctttggttcggtcaaccaggtatcGGGCCTCCTTCTGGAagaagagggtccggtctatcctaaCCCCTGGGTATTGGAAGTCCTTGACCCATTCCAAGTCTACACcgtggattttcagacttgtgccttgaactctgtctcgagccatggctttggatttggctgcagagatctttagtcctgtcctacaacactcctcagacacaaggtccagacaatgctgggcttttTTCAGGGagtatggtccagtggaggtgatagcaagatcgtcttgcaccccactgggaggtttatgttgaggatgcaggacattaaagtgttaaattgagaaccccaccctgtggcattccattttctagcGCCATATGccgtgataggtgaccctggaatttgactctggcagttctgttcctgaagtagtcacctatccaagccaagagctttcctctgattaccttctggatcaggctctcctgaatggcaagaagACTTgttaattcaaaagccttctccaggttaaggaatactaccacagatgtgcccgtgctgattgtgcttaagagcgtggctatgctgtgtgctgtgctcatgcccctggtGAACCTGTGGGGGTGTTCATgaggggtcccattttccattggagccagtttagtaccatcctctgggccatcttggccagacagctaaggagagagatggggtggtactTCCCAGGTTCATTTGGTTTAGGGATGGGAACTATgatagccctcttccaactctggggtagagtggaaatttcccaggacttgtgaatgagttgcaagagtgcaaacTCACATGCTAGATCTAGGTggaagataatggggtacgagatcccatcagagcctggggctgtgttggaactggttttataagcttttcttagttccctctgAGAATAGATAACATTTGAGTTATCGgattcggctgccctttctctgatctaaGCAAGTCCCTCTGGTTGTAGGcattcttgtcttgccctcagctcggctggcagactgttgctgcctgttctcgcagagaactcgtgcgccagtctgtttgaCTCTGCTTGAaggtcatgatgtgtgcacctcggggcttaGCAGctagtagctcgcctgacccgttgccatagcTCTGAAAGGATGGTTGGGTGGTTGATGGACCATTTCATCCACTTTTCCAACCTGACTCTGttagcagtttccttggcatccctgacagcctccctcAGGAGTGCTAgtttgtcaggggttctttgacTTTGGAATAGTTTCGcgcacatgtttactctgtggttgaccttctcgacgttgaagtaccaggcgtctttgtgactcctagacccaggccgagttttgggtatgatcagtgaggctgcttgattaatgGACCCCcacagtgggccaaggcgttctgaaatGCCTGCCAATTGGATTCGGTCGTGGCATATGgcctgggccagcatccatgaggatAGTTACAGTGCTGTAATGGTCACTTGTAAAGGTCTCATCGACATATCAGCTAATCctctccaccagagtcgcagtggccaaggtgaagTCTacgacccctcctctgacatgcgttggctcttgggtattgagaagagcgattTCAAGGAATGTCTCAAGAACTTCGGCCATGTGATGGCCAGCCGCATCCAGTGcccagcagggagccaggatgggatgGTGTGCATTTAAGTCTCCCCCCCGgtcatgtgcagcagaagcacagaccaggctgatatctaagcttctacagcctggccggctgtacacatagtacagtttgaggggccccctggccaggtgaatctcaatgGCCTAAGATTCCACATCGTCCCCAGTGCGATGCACTGGCTATTGCCAATCTGAGTCATTGACAGtgtgggtcattgccgtcatggcgaccgtgactgccttcccagcctccccagggctgttgatagcagtcaacaggagagtcatatcttcctcatcaaagagatgatcatctcttggggaggGTTTTGTAGTGTTCTTAGAACCTTTATTCCTTTGGTTCTTCTTCTGCACTTTTGGCATGGCCaaaaactcctttttgttggggACGTCCGCTGTCGGCTCGGGagcagcttccttcctcttaggaggtcgggaggccttttcacttttgttctttccccagacatgggtgtcTGAGGGAGCGGGAACAAAGTCTGGTCTCTTTTTaacaacctcttgtcgcctgagagcagagcaagccaggctctgctctcttggcacagttgggacatttggctgttgtgtccctcttttcttctttgtatgcctctgtgttgtgtgccttgctacagacaccacactTGGGCTTGGCTGTGCAACTAGCTTAGTGGTGACTGTATTTCTGGCACTGgaaacaccgaagtggctcaggcacatacgttcgaaggttgtaggtgccccagttacccagatcaagagtagtggttggggcacctttcatggtcaacaggatttgcctggttggagtcttccccttcgatattcgggcagcaggcgtgacagtgtcaccctgtgcttggggctttcttttgccaccaggaggcacatatggcttcagggTGGTCGCCATGGTCTGGACCTTACATGGTTTATCAACATTTAGATCTGTCTGTGGGGGATTTTGGTTTAATTTTTCTGTGTATTGGGACTGTGCTTACAGAGTCCAACAGCCGATTGGCCTGAAcaggccaggatcaggccgccggtcttgctggaatagaggaccaaagaggcgtgttgctagccacaagGCGTACTCATTCATACTCATTCATCGCTCAATCTCCAGGACtaccgtctccacagcgcacaaggctgccacgcacggcaaacacgtgggtaggtgtaaacccctgagGAGAGACCataggggatgcccttccacctacagaacatcattgtttggaacccttttgctcatccctctgaagcagccaacCAAGGGTTGCTTCACCTcggtgagggagggagctcttgcactttttccaggagattcctttcatccttctgaaACAACAACCCAAaggtacagtcctccatggactatttttgctccCTTCCTTCCAACAGTGCTGTTTATCGCATAcgctgcagcagttgcgatacagcttactatggtgaaacaggccgaggtttcagcaccaggatcagcgaacatcgagtaagacatccgtcaccatagaacttccaaccccatggtggtacatgtagatgaagctggacatctacccaattggaaggaagcaaaattagtccatggaggactgtacatgcagaaaaggaaggtcatggaagctgcttacatcgcgacggagaaaaacatcaacgcagcgtcgggtagattcaaactatccaaggtcgcagctacAATTATACGAGCAACAAgtaggaggtcacagtcgtcaggtaattcatcacctcatgtctgatatatatacactctgtatttcccttaatgtatgtatttctgacgaagacaaagtcgaaaccggtcaaatacatctctt
Proteins encoded in this region:
- the LOC125045795 gene encoding uncharacterized protein LOC125045795, with the protein product MATKRDASEIYSKWKDITVQLLVGPFALQGSEYHRFEFLPKYTLHFNFSAMGVQEDLNALKKQRGIAKGKFTRKVTLCKEGIDRGDDLLVLKTNYEEVIEAFKCLECKNDELIQFISDNEDKLENKNLEEEAEQYILDSERLKNELCAKIFMTKSDEKATDKPKVKVKRFEPPKFEGNLREYPTFKEDYKNLVHSEYGTDPYALKMCLGGEALQTVKGSEGNYNEMFKRLDDKFGNPRKIVDLVISDLKSLRKISDGDTKGFIKMVDQVEQCWLDLKRVNLSDELNTANVVSHIEKILPSLQKREWVIKASDISVTGELFSELLGFLQKERKVLEYMNSNVRTSTSDCRATVHHVENVVENNSESELVKLMRKLNEEQQSKNREFESCIVKLNEMIKGIKYKENNISIGCLLHNSESHDITNCFKFKDCNSKERFDVIKRNGICFRCLKGYHSARGCNVGKLCDVVIEGQGSCNQNHHPLLHQDRIESSSHNAVMEKRGKALLNISTVHSKNLPITILWDPGSDTSLITHRMAKKLGLSGKDVNLSLVKVGNTIEYQSSKTYCVPLTDKNGKVWNVDAVGMNEISSKIKRIDLSRLPELFVRISNVEVDLPYGEIDMLIGTDCCEILPRVVEDNKGIQLLENQFGFSIRGRHDKITNGSNTSNHILVRTHKLSSLVDLKESNIESTDSLKTKLDKFFAMEEMGTKCKPQCIKCVCRGCPEPNCINLKEERELALIEEGLLYNEEQKCWLAKYPWLRDPRHLKDNIKVANARLKTTEKRLKKLGNEYAMKYQREIEDMIHRGVARKLTKEEIREYKGPDILNSLLGVLFRFRQNNIAIAGNIAKMYHTVKLSTVDEHTHRFVWRDLDDKKPPDQYALTTVTFGDKPSGTIATLALRHTVEKFGKEYPDVQDMIINNTYVDDILYSTDTVENAFKLIQDAEKILSQGSFRVKHWIVSGHYESCKVNVIKSDHEKILGLKWNPLEDHFFFTVKLIFSSRIRKVRSGPNLNSDEIDDKFPEHLTRRMLLSQIASIYDPLGFAVPVLLKAKILMRLVISKGESKDGGIKWDDTLDVSTVKECKMFFKELYELERLTFRRSLIPSNVVGTPSLIIFSDGSMQAYGACAYVRWQIGEDEFESHLIAARNKIAPIKQMSIPRLELCAALMAARLRESILKEFTWKFEGIYHIVNSSIVRSQIQKDELTDRIGIIMTVNNASHENGDIQLIDVNRYSDYYKLLRVTCRVMNVFKYKSFKGILRSPTVQGITDAEILWVKEVQKSMTDWETRFKRLGPSIERGVIVVGQRISKWLKDNWNQENFMLIPNKHPVTRLYISCLHKVDHAGIETTLCKIQRKFWILGARKLIRTIKNKCVTCRKLSKKVEDQCMGQVRAERMKPAPPLYHTAVDLFGPLTIRDVVLVQDSNIVRRTWKLAQVIRTDPGRNGIVREVNLRYKIIKDGKGHDDEANKIMCRSVHRLVMLLPIEEQV